A DNA window from Iodobacter ciconiae contains the following coding sequences:
- a CDS encoding IS3 family transposase (programmed frameshift) yields the protein MSKYTTQFKLSVVQQYLTGEAGIKTITNQYGIEQAMFRRWVRSFRQHGESGLAPKYSHYDAVFKLSVLQHMWDNHLSQQETTAYFDIRSPTCLSQWSTQYCAGGIAALEPAPKGRKKSPMPVAENNTAPLPIDDETRSREELIAEVKRLRLEVAYIKKYNALVQAKAQSAQQKAQIVLELRPQFPLADLLKQAELPRSTFYYQKQALAVSDKYQNVKTQLTALFAEHKGRYGYRRIMLALRNKGEWLNHKTVQRLMQELGLKSCVRPKKYRSYKGECGKIAPNILQRQFSADKPNQKWVTDVTEFNVQGEKLYLSPVLDLYNGEIIAFEMARRPVFALVSQMLKKAIVKLSPDEKPLLHSDQGWQYQMAKYRQQLAGKGLVQSMSRKGNCHDNATMESFFGTLKSEFFYQEKFTSIEQLEQGIVDYIHYYNHDRIKLKLKGLSPVQYRTQPLST from the exons ATGTCCAAGTACACAACGCAATTCAAGCTTTCTGTCGTTCAGCAATATTTAACGGGCGAAGCAGGTATTAAAACGATTACTAACCAATATGGCATCGAGCAGGCCATGTTTCGTCGCTGGGTGAGGTCGTTTCGCCAGCATGGTGAATCGGGTTTAGCCCCCAAATACAGTCATTACGATGCCGTGTTCAAACTCTCCGTGCTCCAGCACATGTGGGACAATCATCTTTCCCAGCAGGAAACTACCGCTTATTTTGATATTCGTAGCCCCACTTGTTTGAGCCAATGGAGCACGCAGTATTGCGCAGGCGGAATTGCTGCCCTTGAACCTGCGCCTAAAGGTCGAAAGAAATCACCCATGCCCGTTGCCGAAAATAACACTGCTCCCCTGCCGATTGATGATGAAACCCGTAGCCGTGAAGAACTCATTGCAGAAGTCAAACGCCTCCGTTTAGAGGTGGCCTACATAAAAAAGTACAATGCCTTAGTTCAAGCCAAAGCCCAATCGGCACAGCAGAAA GCACAAATAGTGCTTGAATTAAGGCCGCAGTTTCCCTTGGCTGATTTGTTGAAACAAGCCGAGTTGCCGCGTAGCACCTTCTATTACCAGAAGCAGGCTTTGGCGGTGAGCGACAAGTATCAAAACGTCAAAACACAGCTTACAGCGCTGTTTGCAGAGCATAAAGGGCGCTATGGCTACCGGCGCATCATGCTGGCGCTGCGTAATAAGGGCGAATGGCTTAATCACAAAACGGTGCAGCGTTTAATGCAAGAGCTGGGTTTGAAGTCGTGCGTTCGGCCTAAAAAGTACCGTTCATACAAGGGTGAATGCGGCAAAATCGCGCCAAATATATTGCAGCGACAATTTAGTGCAGATAAGCCGAATCAGAAATGGGTAACCGATGTGACTGAATTTAACGTACAGGGAGAAAAGCTCTATCTGTCGCCAGTTTTGGATTTATACAATGGAGAAATTATCGCTTTTGAAATGGCGCGCCGCCCAGTATTTGCGCTGGTCAGTCAAATGCTAAAGAAAGCGATCGTTAAGCTGAGCCCGGATGAAAAACCACTACTGCATTCGGATCAGGGTTGGCAGTATCAAATGGCAAAGTATCGGCAGCAATTGGCAGGGAAAGGACTGGTACAAAGTATGTCAAGAAAGGGCAATTGCCACGATAATGCAACGATGGAAAGCTTCTTTGGTACGTTGAAGTCAGAGTTTTTCTACCAGGAAAAATTCACTAGTATTGAGCAACTGGAGCAAGGCATCGTGGACTACATTCATTACTATAACCACGACCGAATCAAGTTGAAGTTAAAAGGGCTGAGTCCTGTTCAATATAGAACCCAGCCCTTGAGCACCTAG
- the rnhA gene encoding ribonuclease HI: MNKVVIYTDGACKGNPGPGGWGAWLQYGDKQKELCGGELDTTNNRMELMGVIKALGILSRPCEVVIWTDSQYVKNGISTWIHGWKKNGWKTAAKQPVKNADLWRELDVAQAQHQIEWCWVKGHAGHEGNERADQLANKGVEIAQGRG, translated from the coding sequence ATGAATAAAGTAGTGATTTACACCGATGGTGCGTGTAAAGGTAATCCCGGCCCCGGTGGTTGGGGAGCTTGGTTACAGTATGGCGATAAACAAAAAGAATTATGTGGCGGTGAGTTAGACACGACTAATAATCGCATGGAATTGATGGGCGTGATTAAAGCACTGGGCATTTTAAGCCGCCCCTGTGAAGTAGTGATCTGGACTGACTCGCAGTACGTTAAAAATGGTATCAGCACATGGATTCATGGCTGGAAGAAAAACGGCTGGAAAACGGCAGCCAAGCAACCGGTTAAAAACGCCGATTTATGGCGTGAGCTGGATGTGGCCCAGGCTCAGCATCAGATCGAATGGTGCTGGGTAAAAGGGCATGCTGGGCACGAAGGCAATGAGCGTGCAGATCAATTGGCCAATAAGGGCGTGGAAATTGCGCAGGGGCGTGGTTGA
- a CDS encoding LysM peptidoglycan-binding domain-containing protein: protein MGSYADTTAPAKLDYQLHNPSFTPQDDTYRTIDALFSEVVSTPEYADLWARVRTGFTIPELDHQLVSKWENYYASRPEYLNRIIKRGTPYLYYVVNEVEKRGMPMEIALLPMIESAFNPRAESSVKAAGMWQFMPATGKDYGLERTWWYDGRRDVVAATSAALDYLSGSYNQFGDWQLALASYNWGPTAVARAVAKNEAASLGTQFIDLRTPDETRNYVPKLLAVRNIIANPDAYGVTLESLPNKPYFATLTVGKHMDVKVAAELAETPVEELLKLNPGFIRPVIAYKDDRSLVLPIAKVAAFQKNLASYDKPLLNWQPYVTKQGESFEQLASAFGVAASELKEINDIGGRERTARGQTILVPKITGLDVSDRQTLMALAANRAAEPVDTGANDKPHTPVLASAEHKVIKGDTAYNIAKRYGMNVDQLQSMNKTANAQIKIGQVLRVSARPGKIATGNDGREYIAKRGDTFTSISKRYKVATADLKKWNSSKSIQAGTKLVIY, encoded by the coding sequence TTGGGTTCGTACGCAGATACTACTGCCCCTGCAAAACTAGATTACCAGCTGCATAATCCCAGTTTCACCCCTCAAGATGACACATATCGCACTATCGATGCGCTGTTTTCTGAAGTAGTCAGCACTCCGGAGTACGCCGATTTATGGGCGCGTGTCCGCACCGGGTTTACTATTCCGGAACTGGATCATCAATTAGTCAGCAAATGGGAAAACTACTACGCTAGCCGCCCAGAATATCTAAATCGTATTATTAAACGTGGCACCCCATACTTATATTATGTAGTGAATGAAGTTGAAAAACGCGGTATGCCCATGGAAATCGCGCTTTTACCCATGATCGAATCAGCCTTCAATCCACGGGCAGAATCATCGGTAAAAGCCGCAGGAATGTGGCAATTTATGCCTGCCACCGGCAAAGACTACGGCTTAGAGCGTACATGGTGGTATGACGGGCGTCGTGACGTAGTCGCGGCCACCAGTGCCGCTCTGGATTACTTAAGCGGCAGCTATAACCAGTTTGGTGACTGGCAGCTTGCACTGGCTTCCTATAACTGGGGTCCAACAGCCGTAGCACGTGCCGTGGCTAAAAATGAAGCAGCCAGCCTTGGCACTCAATTTATTGATTTACGCACGCCAGATGAAACGCGTAACTACGTGCCCAAGCTGCTGGCAGTACGCAATATCATAGCCAACCCTGATGCCTATGGTGTCACGCTCGAATCTCTGCCTAACAAGCCTTACTTTGCCACACTCACCGTCGGCAAGCATATGGATGTTAAAGTTGCTGCCGAGCTGGCCGAAACGCCGGTTGAAGAACTGCTAAAGCTAAACCCAGGCTTTATCCGCCCGGTTATTGCCTATAAAGACGATCGCTCGCTCGTTTTGCCAATTGCCAAAGTAGCCGCTTTCCAGAAGAACCTGGCCAGCTACGACAAACCGCTGCTTAACTGGCAACCCTATGTAACCAAGCAAGGGGAGTCATTCGAGCAGCTGGCAAGCGCATTTGGCGTTGCCGCGAGTGAGCTAAAAGAAATTAATGATATTGGAGGCCGCGAGCGTACCGCGCGTGGCCAGACCATTCTGGTACCTAAAATCACTGGTCTGGATGTCTCTGATCGACAAACCCTCATGGCCTTAGCTGCAAACCGTGCCGCCGAGCCGGTCGATACCGGAGCAAACGACAAGCCTCACACTCCGGTGCTCGCCAGCGCCGAGCATAAAGTGATCAAAGGGGATACGGCCTACAATATTGCAAAACGATATGGAATGAATGTCGATCAACTTCAGTCCATGAATAAAACTGCTAATGCCCAAATAAAAATCGGCCAGGTTCTGCGTGTCTCAGCACGCCCCGGAAAGATAGCAACAGGAAATGATGGCCGTGAATATATCGCCAAACGTGGCGATACATTCACCTCTATTTCCAAGCGCTACAAAGTAGCCACTGCCGATCTAAAAAAATGGAATAGCAGCAAATCAATCCAAGCGGGTACCAAGCTAGTCATTTACTAA
- a CDS encoding class I SAM-dependent methyltransferase, translating to MPLNVDARLNHFADWLATPLGHYLASAEMDWYDRTVTDIFGYKAVQLELPQLDCLRANRMAWRLRAGQTAGVALRCMSESLPFANQSIDLLVLPHVLDFAANPEAVLREAERVLMPEGRLLITGFNPWSLWGLRRLKNGTHPAPWRGNFVSLPRLKDWLASLGFETMRGEFLCYGLPVQREKWLSRSRFLENAGDRWWPAAGGVYCLDMVKRVHGMRLIGPKWRKAPAVAGAVTATGVDQRNILEKELLRGRKQLKK from the coding sequence ATGCCTTTAAATGTTGATGCTCGATTGAACCACTTTGCAGATTGGCTTGCTACGCCATTAGGTCACTATTTGGCAAGTGCAGAGATGGATTGGTACGACCGTACTGTTACCGATATCTTTGGCTATAAGGCAGTGCAGCTTGAACTGCCACAGCTCGATTGCCTGCGTGCTAATCGTATGGCCTGGCGTTTACGGGCCGGGCAAACTGCTGGTGTGGCTTTACGTTGCATGAGTGAATCACTTCCCTTTGCAAATCAGAGTATTGATTTACTGGTTTTGCCCCATGTGCTGGATTTTGCCGCAAACCCGGAAGCCGTGTTACGTGAGGCGGAGCGTGTTTTAATGCCGGAAGGGCGTTTACTAATTACAGGGTTTAATCCGTGGAGTTTATGGGGATTGCGCCGCTTAAAAAATGGTACTCATCCTGCTCCCTGGCGTGGCAATTTTGTGTCTTTGCCCAGACTGAAAGATTGGTTAGCCTCACTGGGTTTTGAAACGATGCGGGGTGAGTTTCTTTGTTATGGTCTGCCGGTGCAAAGAGAAAAATGGTTATCCAGAAGCCGGTTTTTAGAAAATGCAGGGGACCGTTGGTGGCCCGCTGCAGGTGGGGTGTATTGCCTTGATATGGTTAAGCGTGTACACGGGATGCGCCTAATTGGCCCCAAGTGGCGTAAGGCACCAGCGGTGGCAGGCGCCGTCACCGCCACCGGGGTTGACCAGCGTAATATATTAGAAAAAGAGCTGCTGCGAGGGAGAAAACAGCTAAAAAAATAA
- a CDS encoding UDP-2,3-diacylglucosamine diphosphatase, which yields MPSSILFISDLHLSPNDPATTAAFHAFLQGPVCAAGALYILGDLFEFWIGDDGLNEAFNTEIVTAIAQLASQGIKVFFLAGNRDFLPGARFASAAKLSILPDPSLIHLHGQTLLISHGDALCTDDLAYQRFRRIVRHPLVQTLFLALPKRWRQSQVKKLRQRSKASNQIKRSDIMDVNPKATEQLMAQHHVRTLIHGHTHRPAMHILPQGQRWVLPDWYQGQGGYLKLENNTISMHRLDGSPF from the coding sequence ATGCCATCTTCCATTTTATTTATTTCCGACCTTCATCTCTCCCCAAACGATCCGGCAACGACAGCGGCTTTTCACGCTTTTTTACAGGGGCCAGTATGCGCAGCCGGCGCCTTGTATATTCTGGGGGATCTATTTGAATTCTGGATTGGCGACGATGGCCTGAATGAAGCATTTAATACCGAAATTGTAACGGCAATTGCCCAATTGGCCAGTCAAGGCATCAAAGTTTTCTTTTTAGCAGGCAACCGTGATTTCCTACCGGGCGCACGCTTTGCATCTGCGGCAAAACTGAGCATACTGCCTGATCCCAGCCTGATTCATCTTCATGGACAAACGCTGCTGATTAGCCACGGAGATGCGCTTTGCACTGATGATCTCGCTTACCAGCGCTTTCGCCGCATTGTCAGGCATCCCCTGGTACAAACCCTGTTTCTGGCCCTGCCGAAACGCTGGCGGCAAAGCCAGGTTAAAAAACTGCGCCAACGCTCTAAAGCTTCCAATCAAATAAAGCGCAGTGACATTATGGATGTTAACCCGAAAGCTACAGAGCAACTGATGGCACAGCACCACGTCCGGACACTGATTCACGGCCATACCCACCGCCCCGCCATGCACATACTCCCGCAAGGACAGCGCTGGGTCTTACCGGACTGGTATCAGGGGCAAGGCGGCTATTTAAAGCTGGAGAACAACACGATCAGTATGCACCGACTGGATGGTTCGCCATTTTGA
- a CDS encoding peptidylprolyl isomerase — MSNVKLTTTFGDIIVELNAEKAPITVANFLQYVEEGHYDGTIFHRIINGFMVQGGGFAPGMDEKKEGRAPIKNEAANGLKNDAYTLAMARTPDPHSASSQFFINVANNDFLNYQSATAQGFGYCVFAKVIEGKEVVDQLKAVKTGSKGFHQDVPKEDVLIIKAEVLA, encoded by the coding sequence ATGAGCAATGTAAAACTCACCACCACTTTTGGCGATATTATCGTTGAGCTGAACGCTGAAAAAGCTCCGATTACCGTAGCTAATTTCTTGCAATATGTTGAAGAAGGCCATTACGACGGCACGATTTTCCACCGCATCATTAATGGCTTTATGGTGCAAGGCGGTGGTTTTGCACCGGGCATGGACGAGAAGAAAGAAGGCCGTGCACCGATTAAAAATGAAGCCGCTAATGGCTTGAAAAACGACGCCTACACCCTGGCAATGGCACGCACTCCAGACCCGCATTCTGCTTCTTCGCAATTCTTTATCAATGTTGCTAACAATGATTTTCTGAACTACCAGAGTGCAACAGCGCAGGGGTTTGGCTACTGCGTATTTGCCAAGGTAATCGAAGGAAAAGAAGTGGTTGATCAGCTAAAAGCCGTCAAAACCGGCAGCAAGGGCTTTCACCAGGATGTGCCAAAAGAAGATGTATTGATCATTAAAGCTGAAGTTTTAGCTTAA
- a CDS encoding SRPBCC family protein, with the protein MQLEHLVAVNAPSNDFILSRAKLWQGLVLRAEAPDLFMPHVDSVKIIERSDVHLLREITIGAMHIQDRIHLANNMHVRYDTEPGQQHAGGTLLMKIEEPEANMLFVRFHYQTPMDEQGEDEEYAKFLKAAWQQTDLETIQKIREFAAKGRFDAPANLA; encoded by the coding sequence TTGCAACTAGAACACTTGGTCGCGGTTAATGCCCCGTCTAATGATTTTATCCTAAGCAGAGCAAAACTCTGGCAAGGCTTGGTACTGCGCGCAGAGGCACCCGATCTATTCATGCCCCATGTAGACAGCGTAAAGATTATTGAGCGCAGTGATGTGCACTTACTTAGAGAAATCACCATTGGTGCAATGCATATTCAAGACCGCATCCATCTGGCCAATAACATGCATGTGCGTTATGACACCGAACCTGGCCAGCAACATGCAGGTGGCACTTTGCTGATGAAAATCGAAGAGCCTGAAGCCAATATGCTGTTTGTGCGTTTTCACTATCAAACCCCCATGGATGAGCAGGGTGAAGATGAGGAATACGCAAAGTTTCTAAAAGCAGCCTGGCAGCAAACAGATCTGGAAACCATCCAGAAAATTCGTGAATTTGCCGCAAAAGGCCGCTTTGATGCACCGGCTAATCTGGCTTAG
- the ispF gene encoding 2-C-methyl-D-erythritol 2,4-cyclodiphosphate synthase: MRIGQGWDVHRLVEGRKLILGGVDIPFDKGLLGHSDADALLHAITDAVLGGAGLGDIGRHFPDTATEFKGADSRVLLREAVRRVREAGWQIGNVDASILIQQPKMAPHIAAMVANIASDLGVAIGLVNVKAKTYEKLGPVGASEAVEAQAVCLLLPL; this comes from the coding sequence ATGAGAATAGGTCAGGGTTGGGACGTACATCGTCTGGTAGAAGGGCGTAAATTAATTCTGGGTGGGGTGGATATCCCTTTTGATAAGGGTTTGTTGGGTCATTCAGATGCTGATGCTCTGCTGCATGCCATTACCGATGCGGTTCTGGGGGGGGCTGGCTTGGGTGATATTGGCCGCCATTTTCCTGATACAGCTACTGAGTTTAAAGGGGCTGATAGTCGTGTTTTACTGCGGGAAGCTGTGCGCCGTGTACGGGAGGCGGGCTGGCAAATTGGCAATGTGGATGCATCTATCTTAATCCAGCAGCCCAAAATGGCGCCACATATTGCCGCGATGGTGGCCAATATTGCCAGTGATTTGGGTGTGGCAATTGGGCTGGTTAATGTTAAAGCGAAAACGTACGAGAAACTGGGTCCTGTTGGTGCTTCAGAAGCGGTTGAGGCTCAGGCTGTGTGTTTACTCCTGCCTTTGTGA
- a CDS encoding HAD-IIA family hydrolase — MVKSVISDMDGVIYRGKQLIPGANEFIQRLLSSKLPFLFLTNNAEQTPLDLKLKLEALGIHGLTEENFITSAMATAMFLHSQKERATVFIIGGGGLINELYNVGFSISESKPDYVVVAKSSSFNFDQMKKAVRFIDGGAKFIGTNPDMIDPVEGGGSEPAAGTILAAISAATGKTPYIVGKPNALMMTLATRKLGVHPEDTLMIGDRMDTDIVGGIEAGMKTALVLSGVSDTEMIRQFPYKPDYVFNHVGEIDFTLL, encoded by the coding sequence ATGGTTAAAAGCGTTATTTCTGATATGGATGGTGTAATTTATCGTGGTAAGCAATTAATTCCTGGTGCAAATGAATTTATTCAGCGTTTATTAAGTAGCAAGCTTCCTTTTTTATTTTTGACTAATAATGCAGAGCAAACCCCGCTCGATTTAAAGCTAAAACTGGAAGCGTTGGGTATTCATGGGTTGACGGAAGAAAATTTTATTACCAGTGCAATGGCTACTGCAATGTTTTTGCACAGCCAGAAGGAGCGTGCTACCGTTTTTATTATTGGTGGTGGTGGCTTAATTAATGAGCTTTATAATGTGGGTTTTTCTATTTCGGAAAGTAAGCCTGATTATGTAGTGGTGGCAAAATCAAGCAGCTTTAATTTCGATCAAATGAAAAAAGCAGTACGCTTTATTGATGGTGGCGCTAAATTTATTGGTACGAATCCCGATATGATTGATCCGGTTGAAGGCGGTGGTAGCGAGCCTGCTGCAGGGACGATTCTTGCTGCGATTTCAGCGGCTACCGGCAAGACGCCATATATTGTAGGCAAACCCAATGCTTTGATGATGACGCTGGCAACCCGTAAATTGGGTGTGCATCCAGAGGATACTTTGATGATTGGCGACAGAATGGATACGGATATTGTGGGAGGGATTGAAGCTGGAATGAAGACAGCCCTGGTGCTTTCCGGGGTGTCAGACACCGAGATGATCAGACAGTTTCCGTACAAGCCAGATTATGTGTTTAATCATGTCGGTGAAATTGATTTTACTTTGCTCTAA
- the gloB gene encoding hydroxyacylglutathione hydrolase: MIRISAVPIFEDNYIWVLQKGRHAIAIDPGDALPLIHHLKENQLELAGVLITHHHHDHVDGLPVLWSHYQMPVFGPASIKNVSNPVQEGETLQMLGTDFKVMSVPGHTLDHLAYVGAGALFCGDTLFAAGCGRLFEGTAEQMYASLQRFATLPDHTLVCCAHEYTLTNLRFALTVEPDNTVLLERIQSDAALREQALPTLPSSIAKEKATNPYLRCDQASVVHSAKKQNPQVENALDVFATLRKWKDNFR, translated from the coding sequence ATGATCCGCATCAGCGCCGTGCCAATTTTCGAAGACAATTATATCTGGGTTTTGCAAAAAGGCCGCCATGCCATTGCAATAGACCCGGGCGATGCTCTGCCTTTGATTCATCATCTCAAAGAAAATCAGCTAGAACTGGCGGGGGTTTTAATTACTCACCATCATCATGATCATGTCGATGGCCTGCCTGTACTCTGGTCTCACTACCAGATGCCTGTATTCGGACCTGCCAGCATCAAAAATGTTTCCAACCCGGTGCAAGAAGGCGAAACACTACAAATGCTTGGCACAGATTTTAAAGTAATGAGCGTGCCGGGACATACCCTTGATCATTTAGCCTATGTCGGTGCAGGTGCCCTTTTTTGTGGAGACACCCTGTTTGCAGCAGGCTGTGGCCGGCTTTTTGAAGGCACGGCAGAGCAGATGTATGCGTCACTTCAGCGCTTTGCCACACTGCCTGATCACACTCTTGTTTGCTGTGCCCACGAATACACACTGACTAATCTCAGATTTGCTCTTACCGTAGAGCCTGATAATACAGTCCTGCTTGAGCGGATACAAAGCGATGCCGCTCTGCGTGAACAAGCACTTCCCACCTTGCCATCAAGCATTGCTAAAGAAAAAGCCACTAACCCCTATCTGCGCTGCGATCAAGCCAGTGTCGTTCACTCCGCCAAGAAGCAAAACCCCCAGGTAGAGAATGCTCTAGATGTTTTTGCCACACTGCGCAAGTGGAAAGATAACTTCCGTTGA
- the ispD gene encoding 2-C-methyl-D-erythritol 4-phosphate cytidylyltransferase has product MIALIPAAGSGSRMASVAPKQYLDLAGQPLIWHTLSALSKVAELDQIVVVISPEDEWWDSFDWCEFKRLEVLRCGGASRAESVLNGLLALQGSDDWVLVHDAARPCLDPALVSQMIVELVNHPVGGILAVPVADTLKLAQAGQHIAHTHPREGLWQAQTPQMFRIAQLAHALTIGMGPDITDEASALEKLGLQPKLVMGSPWNLKVTYPQDLRLAELILAAGRLG; this is encoded by the coding sequence ATGATTGCGCTGATTCCCGCCGCAGGCAGTGGTTCACGGATGGCATCAGTGGCGCCCAAGCAATACCTTGATCTGGCGGGTCAACCGCTGATTTGGCACACCTTATCTGCTTTATCTAAGGTGGCCGAGCTGGATCAGATTGTGGTGGTGATTTCGCCTGAGGATGAATGGTGGGATAGTTTTGATTGGTGCGAATTTAAGCGGCTAGAAGTATTGCGTTGTGGCGGGGCCAGCCGTGCTGAATCGGTCCTGAATGGCCTACTTGCTTTGCAGGGCTCTGATGACTGGGTTCTCGTGCACGATGCTGCTCGGCCCTGTTTGGATCCTGCCCTGGTCAGTCAAATGATTGTTGAGCTGGTTAATCATCCTGTCGGTGGTATTCTGGCTGTGCCGGTGGCAGATACCTTAAAGCTGGCACAGGCGGGTCAGCATATTGCACATACCCATCCAAGGGAGGGCTTATGGCAGGCCCAGACACCGCAAATGTTTCGCATAGCGCAATTGGCTCATGCCTTGACGATAGGGATGGGGCCGGATATTACTGATGAAGCCAGTGCTTTAGAAAAACTTGGTTTACAGCCTAAATTGGTTATGGGCAGCCCGTGGAATTTAAAAGTCACTTACCCGCAAGATTTGCGCCTGGCCGAGTTAATCTTGGCGGCAGGCCGGTTAGGATAA
- the dnaQ gene encoding DNA polymerase III subunit epsilon: MRQIILDTETTGLRVEDGNRILEIAAVEMIDRRLSSPDRHFHCYINPGRDSEEGALNVHGLTTEFLSDKPTFAQIADEFLDFVGGAEIIIHNAPFDVGYLNMELGQIGRGKFSDYVDNVIDTLVMAKDQRPGKRNNLDALCDFFDIDRSNRTLHGALIDCELLSEVYLGLTRGQDSLLIDFDPYAGNDAALAFAKSNRKPLRIVRATAEERAEHEAYLAALDKSVKGECLWRQMEKGE, from the coding sequence ATGCGGCAAATTATTCTTGATACCGAAACAACCGGCCTGCGGGTTGAAGACGGCAACCGTATTCTGGAAATTGCTGCAGTAGAAATGATAGACCGGCGCTTATCATCGCCAGACCGGCATTTTCATTGCTATATCAATCCGGGCCGGGATAGTGAAGAAGGCGCTTTGAATGTGCACGGCTTAACCACCGAGTTTTTGTCGGATAAGCCTACTTTTGCCCAGATTGCTGATGAATTTCTTGATTTTGTAGGTGGCGCCGAAATTATTATCCATAACGCCCCCTTTGATGTGGGCTACTTGAATATGGAGCTGGGCCAAATTGGGCGTGGCAAGTTTAGCGATTATGTGGACAATGTGATTGATACGCTGGTGATGGCCAAAGATCAGCGGCCGGGCAAGCGTAATAATCTGGATGCTCTGTGTGATTTCTTTGATATCGATCGTAGTAATCGTACGCTGCACGGCGCGCTGATCGATTGCGAATTATTGTCTGAAGTTTATCTGGGCCTGACCCGTGGCCAAGATAGCCTGCTCATTGATTTTGATCCCTACGCAGGAAATGACGCGGCCTTGGCTTTTGCCAAAAGTAATCGTAAGCCCTTACGCATTGTCAGGGCAACGGCGGAAGAGCGGGCCGAGCATGAGGCTTATCTTGCGGCACTGGATAAAAGCGTAAAGGGCGAGTGCCTGTGGCGGCAGATGGAAAAGGGCGAATGA
- a CDS encoding LOG family protein codes for MINPNNKPIGIIDDEQALDIVGDAVLKLWDVVDELARLRPAHTPDYHVTIFGSARIQDGSAAYEAVKQLASELAAMGCRIVTGGGPGLMQAANEGAREGAPDRPEASVGIRIDLDFEQNVNDFVGKVYEHKTFFSRLHHFILRSNAFIVTSGGIGTLLELAMVWQLIQVRKLYNTPLILVGEMWHEQVDWARRYMVENNAGLASDVDMQIPVVVDTIEDAVQLIREHHEKWQIVGSSL; via the coding sequence ATGATAAATCCAAACAACAAGCCCATTGGCATAATTGATGATGAGCAGGCTCTTGATATTGTGGGTGATGCCGTACTTAAGCTTTGGGATGTCGTTGATGAATTGGCGCGTTTACGGCCTGCACATACTCCAGATTATCATGTTACTATTTTCGGCTCAGCACGTATTCAGGATGGCTCCGCTGCCTATGAAGCGGTTAAACAGCTGGCTAGTGAATTAGCCGCGATGGGATGCCGTATTGTGACAGGGGGTGGGCCAGGCTTAATGCAGGCGGCAAATGAAGGAGCAAGAGAAGGTGCGCCAGATCGTCCGGAAGCATCGGTAGGGATTCGGATTGATTTGGATTTTGAACAGAATGTAAATGATTTCGTGGGTAAGGTTTACGAGCACAAAACATTCTTTTCCCGCTTGCACCATTTTATTTTGCGCTCAAATGCATTTATTGTGACCTCAGGCGGGATCGGTACTTTATTAGAGCTGGCAATGGTGTGGCAATTGATTCAGGTTCGTAAGCTCTACAACACGCCCTTGATTTTGGTTGGCGAAATGTGGCATGAGCAGGTTGATTGGGCGCGACGCTATATGGTTGAAAATAATGCGGGCTTAGCCAGTGATGTGGATATGCAGATTCCGGTTGTGGTCGACACGATTGAAGACGCAGTACAGCTGATTCGTGAGCATCATGAAAAGTGGCAGATTGTTGGTTCTTCCTTATAA